From Saccharothrix espanaensis DSM 44229, the proteins below share one genomic window:
- a CDS encoding DUF3040 domain-containing protein, protein MPLSEHEQRLLDQIERALYAEDPKFASTVRGAKLRKPSRRRRIQGIALFAVGVALLVTGVMLPKLAGIPVVSVVGFLLMFFGVLLTVTTLRRGDQGAEEPDEEGSRPSSRSSFSQKMEERFRRRLEDE, encoded by the coding sequence ATGCCACTCTCCGAGCACGAGCAGCGACTGCTCGACCAGATCGAGCGCGCGCTCTACGCCGAGGACCCGAAGTTCGCATCCACTGTGCGTGGCGCCAAGCTGCGCAAGCCGTCGCGACGGCGTCGTATCCAGGGCATCGCTTTGTTCGCCGTGGGTGTGGCGTTGCTGGTGACGGGTGTGATGTTGCCGAAGCTCGCTGGTATCCCGGTGGTGAGCGTGGTCGGCTTCCTGTTGATGTTCTTCGGCGTGCTGCTCACCGTGACGACACTCCGTCGTGGTGATCAGGGTGCCGAGGAACCCGACGAAGAGGGAAGTCGGCCCAGCAGCCGCAGCTCGTTCTCCCAGAAGATGGAAGAGCGTTTCCGTCGACGTCTAGAGGACGAGTAG